In the genome of Stegostoma tigrinum isolate sSteTig4 chromosome 16, sSteTig4.hap1, whole genome shotgun sequence, the window TCATGTGCTCATTGacgcacacatgcatacatgaataagttggagacacagctgagcatttaagaagcatttgtcAGTCCTGTTCTCAGTCACAACTAATGGTCTCAGATTTTCGCTGCCAATATGTCTACGTGCCAATCACTGTGGGATGTCCGTCTGCTGTGCATCTTATGCGGAGGTATATATTTCTTTTGCTGTGCATTCACTGATCATAAGGAAGACACAATGTAAACTTACAGGTAGATTTGATAaataaatggatatttttcattCTTGTTGTCTTTCTTTTTTCAAGTCAGTTATTCCCAGAACTCATTTGTCACTGGGTCTGTCAGAAAAAAATGTAACATTCAATTAGGACAATAGTTTAAAATGGGAGAATTAGTCGAAGAGTAAAATGTGGTAGATTGCTGTTGCATCAATGGCCTGGAATAAAGATGTTACTGAGGTGGTGCAGACTGTCCTTCGTGTTCAATCTATGTGTTTCCTTGGTTGACAGCTGCTGTGGGCAATTCCGCCAAAGTGAATCCGGACCTTACGCGAAAAACGGTGCAGGGAGGTTCATCAGTTCTCATGCACTGTACTTTCTCCGCCGAATTTGATTATTCAAATGTTACAGCTTACTGGTGGAAAGAAGATAATAAAACCGTTCTGCAGGAGGACAGCAAAAAGCTCTTCCGTGTAATTAGAGGAGAAGCCTCCCTTAAACTCCTGAACGTGACAGTCCGGGACGCTGGAACGTATCACTGTGCAGTCgcatatcagaaacaaaagcttGGGCAAGCTGCTGTGCAACTTATTGTATATGGTAAGTGTCACCGCAGATAAACACGGAGTCTTAGCTGCTTGAAAACAATCTAAAACAGGAATCAAAACAATGTATTAGACACAGACATTTTGCGTATAATATTGGCAGTTGTTTAAAATGAAACGTTAAAGAAAATGGAGACCTTGGAGAACCAGGAAATCCTCAAAATTTGAGATCTACTCTGTGTTAAAAATAAATcccttgtgggatgtgggcatcagtggctgcccagcatttattgcgtgtccctagttgcccttgacaagatggtggtgagctgccttcttgaacagctgcagcccatgtgctggaAGTAGAATCACAATGCGATTAGGGGGAAATtacaggattttcacccagtgtcagtgaaggaacagtgctatatttccaagtcagcatggtgagtggcttgggagaAACTGGCAGCTGGTGGTGTTTCCAAATACttactgcccttgcccttctagatggtagtgatcGTGCGTTTGGAAGGTGTTGACTGAGggcttttggtgaatttctgcggtgcatcttagAAGTTAcacgctgctgctgctgagtatatgtggtggagtgactgaatgtggtgccaatcagtgagtgagtgactttttactggatggtgtcaaacttcttaagTGCTTTTGGACCTGCTGGCGTGCAGGCAACTGGGGAACATTCCaacacactgctgacttgtgccttgcagatgatggacaggctttggggagtcaacagttgagttacttgctgcggtattcccagcctctgacctgcggTTCCATTTATATGGCTCACCCAGTTCTGTTTTTGCTCAATGGTCACCTCCAAAATGTAGATCGTGGGGAACTCAACTGATTGTGTGATGCCACTGAatgttagattgtttcttattggagatggtgtttgcctggcatttgtgtggcctgcacattcctggtAACTTTCAGCTCAAACCCGGATGGTGTTCAGTTCTTGCTGCACTTGATCATGGGTTGTTTCAGTTTTATGCATTTAGCTTATTTGCATTTatgcattttgcagcaaaattgaTTGCAGTACTCTCAAGTTTTACGTTGTATATGAATATAGAGTTACGGAATGAATATCCTTGAAGTTGTTTGTAGTACtatgcattttgaaatgtttcttacCTCATGAAGAGAGCCAAGTTCTCAGCCCCATCACTTGGATGGCTTTTGTTAAATTTATTGAATCCAGGTCCGATTCCTCATCCTGTTTGCAAAAGAAAGGTGCAGTATGACAAATCAATCATGTTCCTGTTATTAAGCAGAGACAAATTCTGGAAACTCTTTTTTCTACATATGCAGGAGGTGTATGGAAAGCATTCGAGAGATTTTTTAAGCTGATAAATGGAATATCAATTTTATGTACTGTTCATAGCAATAATTAATACAACTTTCGTGCTGGAAATAAGATGTTTTGGTAAcataaaaaatatatttttgcagAAGATGCAAAGTCAATTTATTTAATTTGTGTTATTCACCATTCAGCTCTACCAGCTCCTCTGAAAATTGTCTCTGTTCCATCGGAAGATCTTTTTTCTGCTTCTCTTCGACTCCAGTGCAGGACGTCTGACTTTTACCCGAAAGACTTTAACCTTACTTGGTTCAAAAATGGTACAAAGATATTGACAGGATTTAGGAATGAACAGCTGGCAAAGCCTGAGGGTCTTTATGAAGTCGTCAGCACCTTAGAGTTGCGAGAGGCAGTCGAGAGTGGGACAGCTTACACCTGTCAAGTATATCACGTTTCAAGCTCATTTCCAGCAAATGCCAGCTATACTGTGATAAATAAAGGTAATATTTCATAGTATGTGGAACATTGAATGCTCACATGTCATTCAAATGGGTAAATATGTAGAAAATGATTTTGGCAGTTTTTTGTATGTGATAACATCAAAATACAGTTATTTGTATGTGATAACATCAAAATACAGTTATTTGTATGCGATTAAATCAAAGTTGAAATCAGGCCCTATTGTATGGATTTAAGTTTTCTTTCTTCGTGCTGTTTGGAGCTGATATATAATTATTACATGTGCCTTTATTAAATGACGGATTAGTCCTCAACAATGGTCGCACAATTATTTTCTGCATACACTGTTGACGCGCAAAGGGCTGCATGATCAATGTTAATTCTTCACAAAAGGTGAACAGTATTGAATTTGTTCAGGCCACAGAGGTTACTGTGTGCACTTCTGTCACCCTCCTACAAAAGGGATTTTatgaaactagaaagagtgcagaaaatattgCCTAGGATGCAATGTagactggaaagtttgagttacaacgAGGGTGTGGAGAGGCTGGGTCTCTTTTCTCCACCCTGGTGAAGAGCAGATTGAAGGGTGCCTtgcagaggtctataaaatcatgacaggcacagATAAGTAGATAGctaacagcttttccccatgttaggggaatctaaaactagagggcaatcGTTTAAGGCGAGAGGAAAGAGATACAAAAGAATCCAGtgcagcattttttttcacacagcgaTGAGGATGGTGAGTCTTGATGGGCTGTTAGAGGAGTAGTAGAAGCAACACCGTTTTGTCACTTAAGGAACATTTGAACAGGTAAATGGATGGGTTAGGCATGGAGGGACACGGATGAAATGCAGCAcctgggactagtttaattgtgaaaactaggCAGCACAGAAAagttgggatgaagggcttgtttccatgctgtaaatctccatgactctatgatatAGCAGCACTCAACCAAGCAGCTTCAGTTTAATTCCTCATTCACCAGAGCGCCACATACTTGATTAGTTGCTGACCTTTGATTCATAGCTGATTGGGTTGTAACTGCAGAgagattaaaattattttaactgAAGTTTACCTCCATGTGAATCTGAAGGAAATCGGGAAGCAGGTTTGAAGATTTAtttttttcagacattttgtacGCAATCCGATTCAACTCCCACCAAATGATTTAATATTTAGTGACATAGCTTCGAGGGCTGAACACTAATTGTAATTAGCTCTGTTTCCGTTCATTTCAAATTTGGCAATAGTTGAGGTAGTTTCCACATTTGCCTATTTCTCTAAATTCCAGACATTTTGTGTCCGATTACATCGGGATCAGCTGAAAAATTGAAAAATTGAAATGCTGAGACTTCAAGCACTATATTTGCCATATTTACAAGGCAGTACGATTGAGAATGATGTACATGACATTTTAACCTGTATATCTTCAGTATATGTTGTGACTCTTAAATTTGAATGTACATTAACATTACAGATTTTGCCTCGAACATCAGTGTTACTGTCGCCGCTGGTTGTGCTGCTGGTGCATTTGCAATTCTAATATTGGTCCCGATGATGGCCAAGGGTTTTCTGTTCTTTACATCCAAAGGTATGAACAGGGATAAAATGTCTCATTTAAATTAACATAATTGGGAACTGAACTTCTGAGCTATGTAACTTAAGCAACTATTTTATATAAAAACTCATCAAAATATATACCTTGCTTCACGTCAAATTATAAAAGAAGAAGGTTTGCAGCTTCAGTTTGCTCAGTTCTATTGGTGTAGATCAAAATTCATTGCTGAAAGAAGTTTCCATAGTTTCAACCCTCAAAACATAAATTCAAAGCATCTGTGTGTAACATTTAGAGCTACATTGCGAAACTGTTGGTCCTGTTATACCCTGTTTATAATTGCCAAATATTAGTTGACTTGCTTTTGGTCTCTTTGGTTTGTCATTGAGTACAAATATCAACCCTTTTTGTGTCAACTTCTGTCATTTTTATTTCTCAGGACGGGAAACCAAAAATTCAAGAAATCCAACTCAGCAAGAAGACGGGGTGAGGCAATTTTTCTTCATTCTctat includes:
- the LOC132210668 gene encoding tyrosine-protein phosphatase non-receptor type substrate 1-like, translated to MGTARCAQAVGEGEEAVGVQQQLALCKLVSQGSLIGAGLGLLRPYLPGDHHTMVHVTVQGQFHQQTSDSNKLSDLHQLWLCNAGVRCFDATCNLFKNVIKIVTMRNETAVGNSAKVNPDLTRKTVQGGSSVLMHCTFSAEFDYSNVTAYWWKEDNKTVLQEDSKKLFRVIRGEASLKLLNVTVRDAGTYHCAVAYQKQKLGQAAVQLIVYALPAPLKIVSVPSEDLFSASLRLQCRTSDFYPKDFNLTWFKNGTKILTGFRNEQLAKPEGLYEVVSTLELREAVESGTAYTCQVYHVSSSFPANASYTVINKDFASNISVTVAAGCAAGAFAILILVPMMAKGFLFFTSKGRETKNSRNPTQQEDGRKEEMPDDKLTYAALNLVGSEDGIMLKQQEEITVYAETKHSMADGRLTYLALKSNDSSTSSKSKNQEKSPVYAAVKSRN